A portion of the Haliaeetus albicilla chromosome 29, bHalAlb1.1, whole genome shotgun sequence genome contains these proteins:
- the LOC138682640 gene encoding olfactory receptor 14J1-like: MSNSSSITEFLLLPFADTRQLQLLHFWLFLGIYLAALLGNGLIITTVACAHHLHTPMYFFLLNLSLLDLGSISTTVPKSMANSLWDSRAISYWGCATQVFFFAFLVVAEYCVLTIVAYDRYVAICKPLHYGTLLGSRACVHMAAAAWASGFLHAVLHTANTFSLPLCQGNVVGQFFCEIPQILKLSCSRSYLREVGLLVLSVCLVFGCSVFIVFSYVQIFRAVLRIPSGQGRHKAFSTCLPHLAVVCLFISTGTFAYLKSPSIFSPVLDLVVAVLYSVVPPAVNPLLYSMRNQELKDALRKMMNRCCSEAINCLFSSAEHS; encoded by the coding sequence atgtccaacagcagctccatcactgagttcctcctcctgccatttGCAGACACGCgacagctgcagctcttgcacttctggctcttcctgggcatctacctggctgccctcctgggcaaTGGCCTCATCATCACCACTGTAGCCTGCGCCCACCACCTCCAcacccccatgtacttcttcctcctcaacctctccctgcttgacctgggctccatctccaccactgtccccaaatccatggccaattccctgtgggacagcagGGCCATCTCCTACTGGGGATGTGCTacacaggtctttttttttgccttcttggTAGTAGCAGAGTATTGTGTCCTCACCATCGTGGCCTAcgaccgctacgttgccatctgcaaacccctgcactacgggaccctcctgggcagcagagcttgtgtccacatggcagcagctgcctgggccaGTGGGTTTCTCCACGCTGTGCTGCACACagccaatacattttcactaccaCTCTGCCAAGGCAATGTTGTGggccagttcttctgtgaaatcccccagatcctcaagctctcctgctcacgctcctacctcagggaagttggCCTTCTTGTGCTTAGTGTCTGTTTAGTGTTTGGttgttctgttttcattgttttctcctatgtgcagatcttcagggccgtgctgaggatcccctctggGCAGGGACgccacaaagccttttccacgtgcctccctcacctggctgtGGTCTGCCTGTTTATCAGCACTGGCACGTTTGCCTACCTGAAGTCCCCCTCCATCTTCTCCCCAGTTCTAGACCTggtggtggcagttctgtactcggtggtgcctccagcagtgaaccccctcctctacagcatgaggaaccaGGAGCTCAAGGATGCCCTGAGGAAAATGATGAACAGGTGCTGTTCAGAAGCAATTAactgtctgttttcttctgcagagcatTCATAA
- the LOC138682686 gene encoding olfactory receptor 14J1-like, giving the protein MSNSSSITEFLLLPFADTRQLQLLHFWLFLGISLAALLGNSLIITAVACAHHLHTPMYFFLLNLSLLDLGSISTTVPKSMANSLWDTRAISYWGCAAQVFFFLFFIAAEYCVLTVMAYDRYIAICQPLHYGTLLSSRACVHMAAAAWGSGFLYALLHTANTFSLPLCQGNVVGQFFCEIPQILKLSCSRSYLREVGLLGLSACLAFGCFVFIVFSYVQIFRAVLRIPSEQGRHKAFSTCLPHLAVVCLFISTGTFAYLKSPSISSPSLSLVVAVLYSVVPPAVNPLLYSMRNQELKDALRKMMSGCFSEAIN; this is encoded by the coding sequence atgtccaacagcagctccatcactgagttcctcctcctgccatttGCAGACACGCgacagctgcagctcttgcacttctggctcttcctgggcatctccctggctgccctcctgggcaaCAGCCTCATCATCACCGCCGTAGCCTGCGCCCACCACCTCCAcacccccatgtacttcttcctcctcaacctctccctcctcgacctgggctccatctccaccactgtccccaaatccatggccaattccctgtgggacaccagggccatctcctactggggatgtgctgcacaggtctttttctttctcttcttcatcgCAGCGGAGTATTGTGTCCTCACCGTCATGGCCTACGACCGCTACATTGCCATCTGCcaacccctgcactacgggaccctcctgagcagcagagcttgtgtccacatggcagcagctgcctggggcagtggaTTTCTCTATGCTCTGCTGCACACggccaatacattttcactaccaCTCTGCCAAGGCAATGTTGTGggccagttcttctgtgaaatcccccagatcctcaagctctcctgctcacgctcctacctcagggaagttggCCTTCTTGGGCTTAGTGCCTGTTTAgcatttggttgttttgttttcattgttttctcctatgtgcagatcttcagggccgtgctgaggatcccctctgagcagggacgccacaaagccttttccacgtgcctccctcacctggctgtGGTCTGCCTGTTTATCAGCACTGGCACGTTTGCCTACCTGAAgtccccctccatctcctccccatccctcagtctggtggtggcagttctgtactcggtggtgcctccagcagtgaaccccctcctctacagcatgaggaaccaGGAGCTCAAGGATGCCCTGAGGAAAATGATGAGCGggtgcttttcagaagcaattaactga